A DNA window from Doryrhamphus excisus isolate RoL2022-K1 chromosome 2, RoL_Dexc_1.0, whole genome shotgun sequence contains the following coding sequences:
- the LOC131106908 gene encoding PDZ domain-containing protein 7-like isoform X3 yields the protein MSSAVKVLTGNNRLRMVVRRVGKIPGIRYSKEKTTWVDLIHRRMVVEEGGCTPSEASSDSALRRIVHLFTTSDDYCLGFNIRGGREFGLGIYVSKLDPGGLAEQHGIKMGDQILAANGVSFDDITHSNAVEVLKSHTHVMLTIREAGRYPAYKEMVAEYGWLDRLANGVPASSSQGSDSRSSTSSLSSSTPLSSLSGLSQVLFPPVFGSDLVDVAVSTEDLSRRPSATQGTSDTAIQTETSPGVPSETSRSIGATVLLKDTFIHGMGEGPRQTEGPTRTPSSGDQEVVKHDGAKTKVLMALSRPRKPIRRSQSHMTLSEDQQKKKKRVQKEKSVPAGKSNLRRSKTFMSLFFKKDGKEKSRSKGQRRQPPSPPSDTLHHVEDMSKKLLSQDEVAAVTRHCQRYLSEKVMEDLVHPLLAILDRPEKLLLLREIRMLIPTSELAAFDSLVLPFELEAYKALKSPCVVPSPALRSPRRGTPRRHLVTPVPDYRGGFLLQPALTQYHPLAEDMEALSLSGSGHMTPSLFFTPLLDVPMDNVSSLRSRSLSPSPALLTESPHSTRWGGNQNGVAGGGGAPERGRSPVRRSNGRTEVSPGRLRKRDSYAEVSIRVPSPRPTRTPLKDVFGGAPAVTVNGLSPSGNRSATQEYHVSTVTISKAKQSLGISVSGGMESRVQPVIKIEKIFPGGAASMNHALKAGDELLSVDGESLQGVTHQHAVDVIRRAFGNKAKDPMVLVVKVPKAPSGGAC from the exons GGTGGATCTGATCCACAGAAGGATGGTGGTGGAGGAAGGCGGATGCACGCCGTCAGAGGCCAGTTCGGACAGCGCCCTCCGCAGGATCGTGCATCTCTTCACCACATCAGACGACTACTGCCTGGGTTTCAACATCCGAGGAGGGCGTGAGTTCGGTCTGGGCATTTACGTGTCAAA GTTGGATCCAGGTGGGCTGGCGGAGCAGCACGGCATCAAGATGGGGGATCAGATCCTCGCCGCTAACGGGGTTAGCTTTGATGACATCACACACAGCAATGCCGTGGAGGTCCTGAAGAGCCACACTCATGTCATGTTAACCATCAGG GAAGCTGGAAGATACCCCGCCTATAAGGAGATGGTGGCAGAGTACGGGTGGCTTGACAGAC TGGCTAACGGTGTGCCAGCGTCGTCCTCCCAAGGCTCCGACTCCCGTTCCTCCACGTCCTCCTTGTCCTCCAGCACCCCTCTCAGCTCCCTCAGCGGTCTATCGCAGGTCCTCTTCCCGCCTGTCTTTGGCTCCGACTTAGTGGACGTGGCCGTCTCCACGGAGGACCTCTCCAGGCGTCCGAGCGCCACGCAGGGAACCTCAGACACGGCCATACAGACCGAGACCTCGCCGGGCGTCCCCTCAGAAACCAGCCGTTCAATCGGCGCCACCGTGCTGCTGAAGGATACTTTCATACATGGGATGGGGGAGGGGCCAAGGCAGACTGAAGGACCGACGAGGACGCCGTCTTCCGGGGACCAAGAGGTGGTGAAACACGACGGTGCTAAGACTAAGGTCCTGATGGCCCTGAGTAGACCTCGGAAACCCATCAGACGATCccaaagtcacatgactctgtCAG AGGaccaacagaagaagaagaagagagttCAAAAGGAGAAAAGCGTCCCAGCAGGAAAGTCCAACCTCCGGCGCTCCAAAACGTTTATGAGTCTGTTTTTTAAGAAAGACGGCAAAGAGAAGAGCAGATCCAAAG GACAAAGACGGCAGCCTCCATCACCTCCATCAGACACCCTGCATCATGTGGAGGACATGTCCAAAAAGCTCCTCAGCCAGGACGAAGTGGCGGCTGTCACCAGACACTGTCAACGC TACTTGTCGGAGAAGGTGATGGAGGATTTAGTGCACCCCCTTCTGGCCATCTTGGACCGGCCCGAGAAGTTGCTGCTTCTCCGAGAAATAAG GATGCTGATTCCTACCAGTGAGTTGGCTGCTTTCGACAGCCTGGTCCTGCCTTTTGAACTGGAGGCCTACAAAGCTCTCAAGAGTCCGTGTG TAGTGCCTTCTCCAGCGCTTCGCTCCCCTCGTAGAGGGACCCCTCGCCGCCACTTGGTCACCCCTGTCCCAG ACTACAGGGGGGGGTTCCTCCTCCAGCCCGCCCTGACACAGTACCATCCCTTGGCGGAGGACATGGAGGCCCTGAGTCTATCAGGCTCAGGTCACATGACCCCCTCGCTGTTCTTCACCCCCCTGCTGGACGTACCCATGGACAACGTCTCCTCGCTCCGTTCCCGCTCTCTTAGCCCCTCGCCCGCCCTCCTCACAGAATCCCCACACAGCACCCGGTGGGGTGGCAACCAGAACGGGGTCGCAGGAGGAGGTGGCGCCCCCGAGCGAGGGAGGTCACCTGTGAGGAGGAGCAACGGGAGGACGGAGGTGAGCCCGGGAAGGCTGAGGAAACGGGACTCCTACGCTGAGGTTAGCATACGTGTCCCATCACCGCGGCCAACCAGGACGCCCTTGAAGGATGTCTTTGGCGGCGCCCCCGCAGTCACAGTCAATGGACTCTCCCCGAGTGGAAATAGGAGCGCCACTCAGGAATACCACGTATCCACAGTGACCATCTCCAAAGCCAAACAGTCGCTAG GCATCAGTGTCTCTGGAGGGATGGAGTCCAGAGTGCAGCCGGTGATTAAGATTGAAAAGATCTTCCCTGGAGGAGCCGCTTCCATGAACCATGCCCTGAAG GCCGGCGACGAGCTGCTGTCCGTGGACGGTGAGAGTCTGCAGGGCGTGACCCATCAGCACGCCGTGGACGTCATTCGCCGTGCGTTCGGCAACAAAGCCAAAGACCCCATGGTGCTGGTGGTCAAGGTCCCCAAGGCGCCGTCCGGGGGCGCCTGCTGA